The Pseudomonas sp. FP2309 genome has a window encoding:
- a CDS encoding PepSY domain-containing protein, with amino-acid sequence MKEGFRQSMAWLHTWAGLIFGWLLFAIFLTGTLAYFKDETSHWMQPEVVAHPLDDARSLSVAQHYLQQVAPSAARWFITLPDRRNPGLSVMWQNKVDPGKRGDFTRKTLDPVSGKAVEARASMGGEFFYRFHFQLQMPYPWGRWLSTIAAMVMFVALITGIITHKKIFKDFFTFRPRKGQRSWLDGHNAVGVLVLPFHLMITFSSLVIFMTMVMPAPILAAYDGNSRAFFSELFPASNNAPAQGSPGKLLPLLPMYEQARAQWAGGHVGRIAVNNPSDVNASVNVSRAGSDNVVHDFGSVVQFNGTTGELLRISGEASLPTLVAGSFFGLHMGHFAGPVLRWLYFICGLAGTAMIGTGLVIWLGKRQLKHAKTAVMPFELRLVEVLNIASMSGLLIAIAAFFWTNRLLPESFAARSDWEVQSFFIVWGLSLVHAMLRRGRRAWVEQLSVGALLFMAVPVLNALTTDQHMGVSLARGDWTMAGFDLTCLTSGVFLAWAAWKMQQRVAPRSKAHRADALNLKQEAH; translated from the coding sequence ATGAAAGAGGGATTCCGCCAATCCATGGCCTGGTTGCACACCTGGGCCGGATTGATCTTCGGCTGGCTGCTGTTCGCGATTTTTCTTACGGGCACCCTGGCCTATTTCAAAGATGAGACCAGCCATTGGATGCAGCCCGAAGTGGTCGCCCACCCGTTGGACGATGCGCGCAGCCTCAGCGTCGCGCAACACTACCTGCAGCAAGTTGCGCCGAGCGCTGCGCGCTGGTTTATCACCCTGCCGGACAGACGTAACCCTGGCCTGTCGGTGATGTGGCAAAACAAGGTCGACCCCGGCAAGCGCGGTGATTTCACGCGTAAAACCCTCGACCCCGTCAGCGGGAAAGCCGTAGAAGCCCGCGCAAGCATGGGCGGGGAATTCTTCTATCGCTTCCACTTCCAGCTGCAAATGCCCTATCCCTGGGGCCGCTGGCTATCGACTATCGCGGCGATGGTTATGTTCGTCGCGCTGATCACCGGCATCATCACCCACAAGAAAATCTTCAAGGACTTTTTCACCTTCCGTCCCCGCAAAGGCCAGCGTTCCTGGCTCGATGGGCATAACGCGGTGGGCGTCCTGGTGCTGCCGTTTCACCTGATGATCACCTTCAGCAGCCTGGTGATCTTTATGACAATGGTGATGCCGGCGCCGATCCTCGCCGCCTACGACGGTAATAGCCGCGCCTTCTTCAGTGAGCTTTTCCCCGCCAGCAACAATGCGCCGGCGCAGGGTTCACCGGGCAAGTTGCTGCCGCTGCTGCCGATGTACGAGCAAGCGCGGGCGCAGTGGGCGGGTGGGCATGTGGGGCGTATCGCCGTGAATAATCCGAGTGATGTGAACGCCTCCGTCAATGTGTCCCGCGCCGGATCCGACAACGTGGTGCATGACTTCGGCAGCGTGGTGCAATTCAACGGCACCACCGGTGAGTTGTTGCGGATCAGCGGTGAAGCATCGCTGCCGACGCTCGTCGCAGGCAGCTTCTTCGGCCTGCACATGGGCCATTTCGCCGGGCCGGTATTGCGCTGGCTGTACTTTATCTGCGGCCTGGCGGGCACGGCGATGATCGGCACCGGGCTGGTGATCTGGCTGGGCAAACGTCAACTCAAGCACGCAAAAACGGCAGTGATGCCGTTTGAGCTGCGGCTGGTGGAAGTGCTCAACATCGCCAGCATGTCTGGACTGCTGATCGCCATCGCAGCGTTCTTCTGGACTAACCGCCTGCTGCCGGAGAGCTTCGCCGCGCGTTCCGACTGGGAAGTGCAGAGCTTCTTTATCGTCTGGGGCCTGAGCCTGGTGCACGCGATGCTGCGCCGGGGTCGCCGAGCGTGGGTCGAACAATTGAGTGTTGGTGCGCTGCTGTTCATGGCGGTGCCCGTGCTCAATGCCCTGACCACCGATCAACACATGGGCGTTTCACTGGCCCGGGGGGACTGGACCATGGCCGGTTTCGACCTGACATGCCTGACCAGCGGCGTGTTCCTCGCCTGGGCCGCCTGGAAGATGCAGCAGCGCGTGGCGCCTCGGTCCAAGGCGCACCGGGCGGACGCACTCAACCTCAAGCAGGAGGCGCACTGA
- a CDS encoding DUF3325 domain-containing protein, with translation MLLALLMCYAGFTALCLGTDRHHGELLRSKPSPRRRLGLRAAGWLLLTVAIWPAVSAAGWGLGLVHWCAVLMLSALLLVLLLPYRPRLALILAGVGLLASPVAAFATL, from the coding sequence ATGCTGCTCGCGCTGCTGATGTGCTACGCCGGGTTTACCGCGTTGTGCCTGGGCACCGATCGCCACCATGGTGAACTGCTGCGCAGCAAGCCATCGCCGCGTCGACGTCTGGGGTTGCGAGCGGCGGGGTGGTTGTTGCTGACCGTTGCGATCTGGCCGGCGGTGAGCGCGGCCGGCTGGGGCCTGGGCCTGGTGCACTGGTGCGCGGTATTGATGCTCAGCGCGCTGCTGCTGGTGCTGTTGTTGCCGTATCGGCCACGGCTGGCCTTGATCCTGGCGGGTGTCGGCCTGCTGGCAAGTCCCGTTGCGGCGTTCGCCACCCTCTGA
- a CDS encoding RNA polymerase sigma factor: protein MTMTPPESEDSPQAEAAGGRAHFLQVFLSQRSQMEALVSRRVGCRATAADLVQDLFLRFWRRPLVQVEELSTYLLRCAGNIAIDHLRSEGARARSSEGWLPEQQDNQGSEPQAALEAGNDLRHVEAALRSLPERTRQIFLLNRIHGRKYAQIAKAMGLSQSAVEKHMMRALEACKASLREPSPPRTPGKAP, encoded by the coding sequence ATGACCATGACCCCACCCGAATCCGAGGACAGCCCACAGGCTGAAGCGGCGGGTGGGCGTGCGCATTTTTTGCAGGTATTTTTGTCCCAGCGCTCGCAAATGGAAGCCTTGGTGAGTCGACGTGTGGGCTGTCGCGCCACGGCCGCCGACCTGGTACAGGACCTGTTCCTGCGTTTCTGGCGTCGGCCGCTGGTGCAAGTCGAAGAGCTCAGTACCTACCTGCTGCGCTGTGCTGGCAATATCGCCATCGACCACCTGCGCAGTGAAGGCGCCCGGGCGCGCAGCAGCGAAGGCTGGTTGCCCGAGCAGCAGGACAACCAAGGCTCCGAACCCCAGGCCGCGCTGGAAGCGGGCAACGATTTGCGCCATGTGGAAGCCGCCTTGCGCAGCCTGCCGGAACGCACCCGCCAGATTTTCCTGCTCAACCGCATCCACGGCCGCAAGTACGCGCAAATCGCCAAGGCCATGGGCCTGTCCCAAAGTGCCGTGGAAAAACATATGATGCGTGCCCTCGAAGCCTGCAAGGCCAGCCTTCGTGAGCCATCGCCCCCACGCACGCCAGGGAAAGCACCGTGA
- a CDS encoding FecR family protein, translated as MNVTPTPDQEHAALAWLSLLHDQPSSGDQATFSRWLRADPAHVEAYAQAQVLWELSEVPARALADEDALALQGYLNAMNTSKRSRALRWSGALAMAACLLVMVSMGVGWQPSRWVDDFGADYVTAPGEVKTVTLADKTQVTLDADSAIAVDFSHGERHIQLRRGAGFFSVTHTGESFVVTADSGEARVLGTQFEVRLQPAGAQVTVLSGRVGVTPSSQGAQQVLTAGQQVAYADGVAEPLHAVDSESRLAWREGWLNYYKAPLADVIKDLRRYYPGRILLLNEDMGARRVSGSFPSKDPQAVLNALQAVLGFEQHTVLGRMIVVR; from the coding sequence GTGAACGTCACTCCCACGCCCGACCAGGAACATGCCGCGCTGGCCTGGCTGAGCCTGTTGCATGACCAGCCCAGCAGCGGCGACCAGGCCACCTTCAGCCGTTGGCTGCGTGCCGACCCCGCCCATGTCGAGGCCTATGCCCAGGCCCAGGTGCTGTGGGAGTTGAGCGAAGTACCGGCGCGCGCCCTGGCCGACGAAGACGCACTGGCGTTGCAGGGCTATCTCAATGCGATGAACACCTCGAAGCGCTCCCGTGCGCTGCGCTGGTCCGGCGCCTTGGCCATGGCCGCCTGCCTGTTGGTGATGGTGTCGATGGGAGTCGGCTGGCAGCCGTCGCGCTGGGTCGATGATTTTGGCGCTGATTACGTCACGGCACCGGGGGAAGTGAAGACCGTCACCCTGGCGGATAAAACCCAGGTCACCTTGGACGCCGACAGCGCGATAGCGGTGGATTTCAGCCATGGCGAGCGGCATATCCAGTTACGCCGTGGCGCTGGTTTTTTCAGCGTGACCCACACCGGTGAATCGTTTGTGGTGACGGCGGACAGCGGCGAAGCACGGGTGCTCGGCACGCAGTTCGAGGTGCGTCTGCAACCGGCAGGGGCGCAGGTGACCGTGTTGTCCGGCCGGGTGGGTGTGACCCCTTCGAGCCAGGGCGCGCAGCAAGTGCTCACGGCCGGCCAGCAAGTGGCCTACGCCGATGGCGTGGCTGAACCGCTGCATGCGGTGGACAGCGAATCGCGCCTGGCCTGGCGCGAGGGATGGCTTAACTACTACAAGGCGCCGTTGGCCGATGTGATCAAGGATCTGCGCCGTTACTACCCAGGCCGCATCCTGTTGCTCAACGAAGACATGGGCGCCAGGCGCGTCAGCGGCAGTTTCCCGAGCAAAGACCCGCAGGCGGTGTTGAACGCGTTGCAGGCGGTGCTTGGGTTTGAGCAGCACACGGTGCTGGGGCGGATGATCGTGGTGCGCTGA
- a CDS encoding glutaredoxin family protein codes for MLGGVLKKVLLVLLVVVVIQNWGKIERLFNPSQVVSEQVRTSARVVLYATGWCGYCQQIRRFLDQKGIPYQAFDIEKDAQARKAYEALGGGGIPFVDVNGTLIRDYDPKAIMAALK; via the coding sequence ATGCTTGGCGGGGTCCTGAAAAAAGTCCTGCTGGTGTTGCTGGTTGTGGTGGTGATTCAGAACTGGGGCAAGATCGAGCGGCTGTTCAACCCCTCGCAGGTGGTATCGGAGCAGGTCCGCACGTCGGCGCGGGTGGTGCTCTATGCCACCGGGTGGTGCGGCTACTGCCAGCAGATCCGCCGCTTCCTGGACCAGAAAGGCATTCCGTACCAGGCGTTCGATATCGAGAAAGACGCCCAGGCGCGCAAAGCCTATGAGGCGCTGGGCGGCGGCGGGATTCCGTTCGTGGACGTCAATGGTACGCTGATTCGCGATTACGACCCTAAGGCGATCATGGCGGCGCTGAAGTAG
- the yejK gene encoding nucleoid-associated protein YejK — MPIRHCIVHLIDKKPDGTPAVLHARDSELSESAAIENMLADLNESYNAKQGKAWGFFHAESGAHPFSGWLKEYFDGGQDFTTFSRTAVEHLQKLMEESNLSTGGHVLFAHYQQGMTDYLAIALLHHSEGVAVTDELDVTPSRHLDLGQLHLAARINVSEWQNNKQSKQYISFIKGKNGKKVSEYFRDFIGCQEGVDGPGETRTLLKAFSDFVESEDLPDESAREKTKTLVDYASSQAKLGEPMGLEELSGLIDEDRPKAFYDHIRNKDYGLSPEIPADKRTLNQFRRFTGRAEGLSISFEAHLLGDKIEYDEAAGTLIIKGLPTQLTDQLKRRN, encoded by the coding sequence ATGCCGATCCGTCATTGCATCGTCCACCTGATCGACAAAAAACCCGACGGCACGCCCGCAGTTCTGCATGCACGCGATTCGGAGCTGTCCGAATCGGCGGCCATCGAGAACATGCTTGCCGACCTCAACGAGAGCTACAACGCCAAACAAGGCAAGGCCTGGGGTTTCTTCCATGCCGAGTCCGGCGCGCACCCGTTCAGCGGCTGGTTGAAGGAGTATTTCGACGGTGGCCAGGATTTCACCACCTTCAGCCGCACCGCGGTCGAGCACCTGCAGAAGCTGATGGAAGAGTCCAACCTCTCCACCGGCGGCCACGTACTGTTTGCCCACTACCAGCAAGGCATGACCGACTACCTGGCGATCGCCCTGCTGCACCACAGCGAAGGCGTGGCGGTGACCGACGAGCTGGACGTGACGCCCTCCCGTCACCTGGACCTGGGCCAACTGCACCTGGCGGCACGGATCAACGTGTCCGAGTGGCAGAACAACAAACAGTCCAAGCAGTACATCTCGTTTATCAAAGGCAAGAACGGCAAGAAAGTCTCGGAGTACTTCCGTGACTTTATCGGCTGCCAGGAAGGTGTCGACGGGCCGGGCGAGACCCGCACCCTGCTCAAGGCCTTCAGTGACTTCGTAGAAAGCGAAGACCTGCCGGACGAGTCGGCCCGCGAAAAAACCAAGACTCTGGTGGACTACGCCAGCAGCCAGGCCAAGCTCGGTGAGCCCATGGGCCTGGAAGAACTGTCGGGCTTGATCGATGAAGATCGACCAAAAGCGTTCTACGACCACATTCGCAACAAAGACTACGGCCTGTCGCCGGAGATCCCGGCCGATAAACGCACCCTCAACCAGTTCCGCCGCTTCACCGGCCGCGCCGAGGGCCTGTCGATCAGTTTTGAAGCGCACCTGCTGGGCGACAAGATTGAATACGACGAAGCGGCTGGCACTTTGATCATCAAGGGCCTGCCGACCCAACTGACCGACCAGCTCAAGCGCCGCAACTGA
- a CDS encoding HU family DNA-binding protein, with the protein MAITKDQLIADLAEAVDAPKTTVRALLDQLSQVVADQLENGGEITLPGVGKLKVTERPARTGRNPSTGAAIEIAAKKVIKLVVAKGLTDAVNK; encoded by the coding sequence ATGGCTATTACTAAAGACCAACTGATCGCTGACCTGGCTGAAGCAGTAGACGCACCGAAAACTACCGTGCGCGCTCTGCTGGACCAACTGAGCCAAGTTGTTGCTGATCAGCTGGAAAACGGCGGCGAAATCACTCTGCCAGGTGTTGGCAAACTGAAAGTGACCGAGCGTCCAGCCCGTACTGGCCGTAACCCTTCGACTGGCGCTGCCATCGAAATCGCTGCTAAGAAAGTTATCAAGCTGGTTGTGGCCAAAGGCCTGACCGACGCTGTTAACAAGTAA
- the rlmF gene encoding 23S rRNA (adenine(1618)-N(6))-methyltransferase RlmF, translating into MTAPTTPKPARKKPKTAATAKPVAPRKEATLHPRNRHTGRYDFPALIKTTPELAKFVILNPYGKESIDFASPDAVRVFNRALLKSFYGIQHWDIPADYLCPPVPGRADYVHFLADLLAGVNEGKIPRGSIVKVLDIGMGANCVYPLIGYMEYRWNFLGSEVDPIAVAAAKAIVQSNDLSKVIQLRQQDNPKHILLGLLEPGERFDLTMCNPPFHASMDEATKGSERKWRALGKADPKRKLPVLNFGGQSAELWCEGGEARFVTQLIAESAHFAHKVLWFSTLVSKASNLPAIEIALKKAGVLESQVVEMSQGQKQSRFVAWTFQTKNEQQIWRQRWVRD; encoded by the coding sequence ATGACCGCCCCCACTACGCCCAAACCTGCACGCAAGAAGCCTAAAACCGCCGCCACGGCCAAACCCGTCGCGCCGCGCAAAGAGGCTACCCTGCACCCGCGCAACCGCCACACGGGGCGTTACGACTTCCCGGCGCTGATCAAGACCACGCCGGAGCTGGCGAAATTCGTGATTCTCAACCCCTACGGCAAAGAGAGCATCGACTTCGCCAGCCCCGATGCAGTACGCGTGTTCAACCGGGCGTTGCTCAAGTCGTTCTACGGTATCCAGCACTGGGACATCCCGGCTGACTACCTGTGCCCTCCGGTGCCTGGGCGCGCGGACTATGTGCACTTCCTGGCCGACCTGCTGGCCGGCGTCAATGAAGGCAAGATCCCACGGGGTTCCATCGTCAAAGTGCTGGACATCGGCATGGGCGCCAACTGCGTCTACCCGCTGATTGGCTACATGGAGTACCGCTGGAACTTCCTCGGCTCCGAAGTCGACCCAATCGCGGTGGCGGCGGCCAAGGCCATCGTGCAGTCCAATGACCTGAGCAAGGTCATCCAACTGCGTCAGCAGGACAACCCCAAGCACATCCTGTTGGGCCTGCTGGAGCCGGGTGAGCGTTTTGACCTGACCATGTGCAACCCGCCGTTCCACGCCTCCATGGACGAAGCCACCAAAGGAAGCGAGCGCAAGTGGCGCGCCCTGGGCAAGGCCGATCCCAAGCGTAAACTGCCGGTATTGAACTTCGGCGGCCAATCGGCCGAACTGTGGTGTGAAGGCGGCGAAGCGCGCTTTGTGACGCAGCTTATCGCCGAGAGTGCGCACTTTGCCCACAAGGTGTTGTGGTTCAGCACCCTGGTGTCCAAAGCGTCGAACTTGCCCGCCATCGAGATCGCCCTGAAAAAAGCCGGCGTGCTGGAAAGCCAAGTGGTGGAAATGTCCCAGGGTCAGAAGCAAAGCCGTTTCGTGGCCTGGACCTTCCAGACCAAAAACGAACAGCAGATCTGGCGCCAGCGCTGGGTGCGCGACTAA
- a CDS encoding valine--tRNA ligase, translated as MDKTYQPHAIETSWYNTWESENYFAPQGAGESYTIMIPPPNVTGSLHMGHGFNNAIMDALIRFRRMQGRDTLWQPGTDHAGIATQMLVERQLEATGQSRHDLGREKFLEKIWEWKDQSGGNISRQIRRLGSSVDWSRERFTMDDGLSEAVKEAFVRLHEDGLIYRGKRLVNWDTKLHTAISDLEVENHDEKGFLWNLKYPLADGAKTAEGNDYLIVATTRPETMLGDAAVAVNPNDERYQALIGKFVELPLVGRRIPIIADDYCDPEFGTGCVKITPAHDFNDYEVGKRHNLPLLNMFDKNAAVLPACQVFNLDGTLNESIDGQIPAEYAGLDRFEARKQIVAAFDAIGLLVSVDDHALKVPKGDRSGTVIEPWLTDQWYVSTKPLAEPAIAAVEDGRIQFVPKQYENMYFSWMRDIQDWCISRQLWWGHRIPAWYDESGKVYVGRDEAEVRAKHNLGADVVLQQDNDVLDTWFSSGLWTFSTLGWPQQTEFLKKFHSTDVLVTGFDIIFFWVARMIMLTMHLVKNEDGTPQVPFKTVYVHGLVRDGQGQKMSKSKGNVLDPLDIIDGIDLETLVQKRTSGLMQPKLAKKIEKQTRDEFADGIASYGTDALRFTFCSLASTGRDIKFDMGRVEGYRNFCNKIWNAARYVLDKGEDCGQNGEAYELSLADRWIISQLQRTEAEVTRQLDQFRFDLAAQALYEFIWNQYCDWYLELSKPVLWDENAPIERQRGTRRTLVRVLEVALRLAHPFMPFITEEIWQRLAPLAGIEGKTIMLQPWPVANEARIDEAAESDIEWLKTLMLGTRNIRAEMNIGPGKPLAVFVKNASAEDQRRLAENEALLKKLAKLESITVLAEGAEAPLSATALVGEMEVLVPMAGLIDKGAELARLDKEILRLQGEVQRVGGKLSNAAFVDKAPAEVIEKERAKLAEAEQALGKLAEQHARISSL; from the coding sequence ATGGATAAGACCTACCAGCCGCACGCAATTGAAACTTCCTGGTACAACACCTGGGAGTCCGAGAACTATTTCGCTCCGCAAGGTGCGGGCGAGTCCTACACCATCATGATCCCGCCACCGAACGTCACTGGCAGCCTGCACATGGGCCATGGCTTCAACAATGCGATCATGGATGCGTTGATCCGTTTCCGCCGTATGCAGGGTCGCGACACCCTGTGGCAGCCGGGTACCGACCACGCCGGTATCGCCACGCAGATGCTGGTGGAGCGTCAACTCGAAGCCACCGGCCAGAGCCGCCACGACCTGGGTCGCGAGAAATTCCTGGAAAAAATCTGGGAATGGAAAGACCAGTCCGGCGGCAATATCAGCCGTCAGATCCGTCGCCTGGGCTCATCCGTTGACTGGAGCCGCGAGCGCTTCACCATGGACGACGGCCTGTCCGAAGCCGTGAAAGAAGCGTTCGTGCGCCTGCATGAAGACGGCCTGATCTACCGTGGCAAACGCCTGGTCAACTGGGACACCAAGTTGCACACGGCGATTTCCGACCTCGAAGTGGAAAACCACGACGAGAAAGGCTTCCTGTGGAATCTCAAATACCCGCTGGCCGACGGCGCCAAGACCGCCGAAGGCAACGACTACCTGATCGTCGCTACCACCCGTCCGGAAACCATGCTCGGCGATGCCGCTGTCGCGGTTAACCCGAACGACGAGCGCTATCAGGCACTGATCGGCAAGTTCGTCGAGCTGCCATTGGTGGGTCGCCGCATCCCGATCATCGCGGACGACTATTGCGATCCCGAATTCGGTACCGGTTGCGTGAAGATCACCCCGGCCCACGATTTCAACGACTACGAAGTCGGCAAGCGCCACAACCTGCCGCTGCTGAACATGTTCGACAAGAACGCCGCCGTCCTGCCGGCCTGCCAGGTGTTCAACCTGGACGGCACGCTGAACGAGAGCATCGACGGGCAGATCCCGGCCGAATACGCCGGCCTCGACCGTTTTGAAGCGCGCAAGCAGATCGTGGCCGCATTCGACGCCATTGGTTTGCTGGTCAGCGTCGACGACCACGCGCTGAAAGTGCCCAAGGGCGATCGTTCCGGCACCGTGATCGAGCCGTGGCTGACCGACCAGTGGTACGTCTCCACCAAGCCGTTGGCAGAACCTGCGATTGCTGCCGTGGAAGACGGTCGCATCCAGTTCGTGCCTAAACAGTACGAAAACATGTACTTCTCGTGGATGCGCGACATTCAGGATTGGTGCATCAGCCGTCAACTGTGGTGGGGCCACCGCATTCCGGCCTGGTACGACGAGTCGGGCAAGGTCTACGTTGGCCGCGACGAAGCCGAAGTGCGTGCCAAGCACAACCTTGGCGCGGACGTGGTGCTGCAACAGGACAACGACGTACTGGACACCTGGTTCAGCTCGGGCCTGTGGACCTTCTCCACCCTGGGCTGGCCGCAGCAGACCGAATTCCTGAAGAAATTCCACTCCACCGATGTGCTGGTCACCGGCTTCGATATCATTTTCTTCTGGGTTGCCCGGATGATCATGCTGACCATGCACCTGGTGAAGAACGAGGACGGCACGCCGCAGGTACCGTTCAAGACCGTGTACGTGCACGGCCTCGTGCGTGATGGCCAGGGTCAGAAGATGTCCAAGTCCAAGGGCAACGTGCTCGACCCGCTGGACATCATCGACGGCATCGACCTGGAAACCCTGGTGCAGAAACGCACCTCGGGCCTGATGCAGCCGAAACTGGCGAAAAAGATCGAGAAGCAGACCCGCGACGAGTTCGCCGACGGCATCGCCAGCTACGGCACCGATGCCCTGCGTTTCACCTTCTGCTCGCTGGCGTCCACCGGTCGCGACATCAAGTTCGACATGGGCCGCGTTGAAGGCTATCGCAACTTCTGCAACAAGATATGGAACGCTGCGCGCTATGTGCTCGATAAAGGCGAAGACTGCGGCCAGAACGGCGAAGCTTATGAGTTGAGCCTGGCCGACCGCTGGATCATCTCGCAACTGCAACGCACCGAAGCCGAAGTGACCCGCCAGCTCGACCAGTTCCGTTTCGACCTGGCGGCGCAGGCCTTGTACGAGTTCATCTGGAACCAGTATTGCGACTGGTACCTGGAACTGTCCAAGCCGGTGCTGTGGGACGAAAACGCGCCAATCGAACGCCAGCGCGGCACCCGCCGCACCCTGGTGCGCGTATTGGAAGTGGCGCTGCGCCTGGCGCACCCGTTCATGCCCTTCATCACCGAAGAAATCTGGCAGCGCCTGGCGCCGCTGGCCGGTATCGAAGGCAAGACCATCATGCTGCAACCTTGGCCGGTGGCCAACGAAGCGCGCATCGATGAGGCGGCCGAAAGCGATATCGAGTGGCTCAAGACCCTGATGCTTGGCACACGTAACATCCGCGCCGAGATGAACATCGGGCCAGGCAAGCCGCTGGCGGTGTTCGTGAAGAACGCCAGTGCCGAAGACCAGCGTCGCCTGGCTGAAAACGAGGCACTGCTCAAGAAGCTGGCGAAGCTGGAGTCGATCACCGTATTGGCCGAAGGCGCCGAAGCACCGTTGTCCGCCACCGCACTGGTCGGCGAGATGGAAGTGCTGGTGCCGATGGCCGGCCTGATCGACAAGGGCGCCGAACTGGCCCGCCTCGACAAGGAAATCCTGCGCCTGCAAGGCGAAGTGCAGCGGGTCGGCGGCAAGCTGTCCAACGCGGCGTTCGTCGACAAGGCGCCGGCTGAAGTGATCGAGAAAGAACGCGCCAAACTGGCCGAGGCTGAGCAGGCCCTGGGCAAGTTGGCCGAGCAACATGCGCGGATTTCCAGCCTGTAA
- a CDS encoding DNA polymerase III subunit chi produces the protein MDTSKPVKKDDHLLDDLESIRQLLGDDGLQPPLLTESADGEVQIPLLFDMVGGKPAPAVVEPPVLNAAPVAVAAEKTQDALLLHLDNELRAAAQLIMQDVIDDFAPHIETEIKRRMDARMERLIAAATNN, from the coding sequence ATGGACACTTCCAAGCCTGTAAAAAAAGACGACCACCTGCTGGACGACCTCGAGTCGATCCGCCAGTTGCTGGGTGATGACGGTTTGCAGCCGCCGCTGTTGACCGAATCGGCCGATGGCGAAGTACAGATTCCGCTGCTGTTCGACATGGTCGGCGGCAAGCCTGCCCCGGCAGTTGTCGAGCCGCCTGTCCTGAACGCGGCGCCTGTGGCCGTTGCCGCCGAAAAAACCCAGGACGCCCTGCTGCTGCACCTGGACAACGAACTGCGCGCCGCCGCGCAACTGATCATGCAAGACGTGATCGATGACTTTGCCCCGCATATCGAAACCGAGATCAAGCGCCGGATGGATGCGCGCATGGAACGGCTGATCGCCGCAGCCACAAATAACTAG
- a CDS encoding DNA polymerase III subunit chi: MTQVDFYILPSADPLARLDFACKLTEKAWRMGHRIYLHCSDAAQRDELDARLWRFKGESFVPHGPAESEPEGHVVLGLGDSCGDHHDLLVNLDLKVPPFAKAFARVAEVVVEDPAIRQAARESFRFYREQGYPLQDHRLQRL, encoded by the coding sequence ATGACCCAAGTCGACTTCTATATATTGCCCAGCGCCGACCCGCTCGCGCGCCTGGACTTTGCCTGCAAACTCACCGAAAAAGCCTGGCGCATGGGTCACCGCATCTACCTGCATTGCAGCGATGCCGCCCAACGCGACGAGCTTGACGCCCGCCTGTGGCGCTTCAAGGGCGAAAGCTTCGTGCCCCACGGTCCTGCCGAGTCAGAACCTGAAGGCCACGTCGTGCTGGGATTGGGCGACAGCTGCGGCGATCATCACGACCTGCTGGTCAACCTGGACCTGAAAGTACCGCCTTTTGCCAAAGCCTTTGCCCGCGTGGCGGAAGTGGTGGTGGAAGATCCGGCTATTCGTCAGGCCGCGCGGGAGAGTTTCCGTTTCTACCGCGAACAGGGCTATCCTTTGCAGGATCACCGGCTACAACGACTTTGA